One genomic segment of Sminthopsis crassicaudata isolate SCR6 chromosome 2, ASM4859323v1, whole genome shotgun sequence includes these proteins:
- the GTF2A1L gene encoding TFIIA-alpha and beta-like factor → MAYANPVPKLYRSVIEDVIEGVRELFTEEGIEEQVLKDLKQLWETKVMQSKATEGFFRNSHPGPLFTLQLPHNLHQTIQTSTASLVIPAGRTIPNFTTTELGTSNSSANYSLPSGIGYPIHVPAGVTLQTASGHLYKVNVPVMVTQTPGGASILQHPIQQIFQQLGQPSIIQTSVPQLNPASLQAAAEKSQRLETVLPQPAVLHPGPVERKHLENSATSETLAQPPVGSEHKTPELLLSQQPNSLESPQYMNLPGVVFTPQASQTDSNGQPVVSVSGSITQTLDGEQLSSGSQDSFHQQSDAEVLILKNRMAENNSLKHPHTLEEPCSLPASEEESSTQMDLSIQTIDDIKEIIQIDGTGDTSSNEEIGSTRDVDENEFLGIIDAEDLKVLEEEGDSISNEDSTTNSSDNEEPQIDIVEEDPLNSGDDVSEQDVPDLFDTDNVIVCQYDKIHRSKNKWKFYLKDGVMCFGGKDYVFAKAIGDAEW, encoded by the exons cCCAAACTCTACAGATCTGTCATTGAAGATGTGATTGAAGGGGTTCGTGAGCTATTTACAGAAGAAGGGATAGAAGAACAAGTCCTGAAAGACTTAAAGCAG CTATGGGAGACGAAGGTGATGCAGTCTAAGGCAACAGAAGGTTTCTTCAGAAATAGTCACCCAGGCCCTCTCTTCACTTTGCAGTTGCCACATAATTTGCACCAAACAATACAGACGTCAACAG CATCTTTAGTTATCCCTGCTGGTAGAACTATTCCAAATTTCACTACTACAGAACTG GGCACCTCAAATTCCAGTGCAAATTATAGCCTTCCCTCTGGTATTGGTTATCCCATTCATGTACCAGCAGGAGTGACTCTGCAAACAGCATCTG gACATCTTTATAAAGTGAATGTACCTGTTATGGTAACACAGACCCCTGGAGGAGCAAGTATCCTTCAGCATCCAATTCAGCAGATATTTCAGCAGCTCGGGCAACCTTCTATAATACAGACCAGTGTTCCACAGCTGAACCCAGCCTCACTTCAGGCAGCTGCTGAAAAATCACAAAGACTGGAAACTGTTCTCCCACAGCCTGCAGTCCTCCATCCTGGGCCAGTGGAAAGAAAGCATTTAGAGAACTCAGCCACCAGTGAGACCCTTGCACAGCCACCTGTGGGGAGTGAACACAAAACACCTGAGCTACTGTTAAGTCAGCAGCCTAATTCCTTGGAAAGCCCCCAGTATATGAATCTCCCAGGTGTCGTATTTACTCCACAGGCTTCTCAAACAGATTCTAATGGGCAGCCAGTGGTTAGTGTTTCAGGTAGTATCACTCAAACTCTGGATGGCGAACAGCTCTCCTCGGGCTCTCAGGACTCTTTTCACCAGCAGTCTGATGCGGAGGTGCTCATTCTCAAGAACAGAATGGctgaaaataattccctaaagcATCCTCACACCCTAGAAGAGCCTTGCAGTCTCCCTGCCTCAGAAGAG GAATCCAGTACACAAATGGATTTGAGTATACAAACAATTGATGACATTAAAGAAATTATCCAAATAGATGGAACTGGAGATACAtcatcaaatgaagaaatagggaGTACGAGAGATGTGGATGAGAACGAATTTCTTGGTATTATTGATGCAGAAGATCTGAAAGTTCTTGAAGAAGAAGGTGATAGTATCTCAAATGAAGATTCAACCACCAATAGCAGTGATAATGAAGAGCCCCAAATAGACATTGTAGAGGAG GACCCTTTAAATTCTGGGGATGATGTTAGTGAGCAGGATGTGCCAGACCTGTTTGACACGGATAATGTAATAGTCTGTCAATATGACAAG attcaTCGAAgcaaaaacaaatggaaattttACTTGAAAGATGGTGTAATGTGCTTTGGAGGAAAAGACTATGTGTTTGCCAAAGCCATTGGAGATGCAGAGTGGTAA